The bacterium genome has a segment encoding these proteins:
- a CDS encoding glycosyltransferase family 2 protein: protein MARRERVLGVIVPAFNEERSLEQIVRRVLHEPAVQQVVVVDDGSTDGTLAAARRCTTDPRVIVRHHETNRGKGAAIRTGLEAITAPLVVIQDADLEYDPADYEKLIAPILRGRADVVFGTRGFAGHSAYSYWFVVGNRLVTTATNILFNCYIQDMETGFKVMRTSLMRRLGLRGDRFDVEPEITARILRLGYRIYELPIEYSARNREQGKKLTWRDGVKALFVLLRIRLMTAQGLFGRPDPYHRERQNALNATLMGASPIAGPGDQGAGDRK, encoded by the coding sequence ATGGCGCGACGGGAGCGAGTTCTCGGCGTCATCGTTCCGGCCTTCAACGAGGAGCGATCCCTCGAGCAGATAGTCCGGAGGGTGTTGCACGAGCCGGCGGTCCAACAGGTCGTGGTGGTGGATGACGGCTCGACCGACGGCACGCTGGCAGCCGCGCGCCGCTGCACCACGGACCCGCGCGTCATCGTCAGGCACCACGAGACCAATCGCGGCAAGGGAGCGGCGATACGCACCGGGCTGGAAGCGATCACGGCTCCGCTGGTCGTCATCCAGGACGCCGACCTCGAGTACGACCCGGCGGACTACGAGAAGCTGATCGCGCCCATCCTGCGCGGCCGCGCCGACGTCGTGTTCGGCACGCGCGGTTTCGCCGGCCACAGCGCGTACTCGTACTGGTTTGTCGTCGGCAACCGCCTGGTGACCACGGCCACCAACATCCTCTTCAACTGCTACATCCAGGACATGGAGACCGGGTTCAAGGTCATGCGGACGTCCCTGATGCGGCGTCTGGGACTGCGCGGCGACCGCTTCGACGTCGAGCCGGAGATCACCGCTCGCATCCTCCGTCTTGGTTATCGGATTTACGAGCTCCCGATCGAGTACTCAGCGCGCAACCGGGAGCAGGGCAAGAAATTGACGTGGCGCGATGGCGTGAAGGCGCTGTTCGTGCTTCTGCGCATCCGGCTGATGACGGCGCAGGGACTCTTCGGCCGGCCGGACCCGTATCACCGCGAACGGCAGAACGCGCTGAACGCGACCCTGATGGGCGCATCTCCAATAGCGGGACCCGGCGATCAAGGCGCCGGCGACCGCAAATAG
- a CDS encoding acyl-CoA dehydrogenase — MDFAFSQEQEMLRRSARDFLARECTPKVVRRLMAGPDAHDTALWKKVAALGWTALGIPEKYGGVGSFLDLIVVLEEAGRALLPGPFFATMGLAAPVLIEAGTEPQKEEALGAIAQGAARATVAFTEPSGRWDANGVTLAARPVAGSWRLDGVKAFVPDAEGADYTVVAARTRGDGEDGISLFLVKGKPKGMTVTRLETLDMTRRWHEVRFDGVELDADALMGAPDRAWPSLKRALEWATAALCAEMVGGTQKVLEMSTEYARTRHQFGKPIGIYQAVSHRLADMLVLSESGRSATYYAAWTVDADAPDRSLASSMAKAYVSDAYRKVAGDGIQVHGGIGFTWEHDLHLYFKRAKASEVTLGDATYHRELVAQALDL; from the coding sequence ATGGACTTCGCCTTCTCGCAGGAGCAGGAGATGCTCCGCCGTTCCGCTCGAGACTTCCTCGCCAGGGAATGCACCCCCAAGGTCGTTCGGAGGCTGATGGCCGGCCCTGACGCGCACGACACGGCCCTGTGGAAGAAGGTCGCGGCCCTCGGCTGGACAGCCCTCGGCATCCCCGAGAAGTACGGCGGGGTGGGCAGCTTCCTGGACCTCATCGTGGTCCTCGAGGAGGCTGGGCGCGCGCTGCTCCCGGGGCCGTTCTTCGCCACCATGGGCCTTGCCGCTCCGGTTCTCATCGAGGCCGGCACCGAGCCGCAGAAGGAAGAGGCGCTCGGCGCCATCGCGCAGGGCGCCGCCCGCGCCACGGTGGCGTTCACGGAGCCATCCGGCAGGTGGGACGCGAACGGGGTGACGCTTGCCGCCAGGCCGGTCGCGGGCTCATGGCGGCTCGACGGGGTGAAGGCCTTCGTCCCCGATGCCGAGGGCGCCGACTACACGGTGGTGGCGGCCCGGACGCGGGGCGATGGCGAGGACGGGATCTCCCTGTTCCTCGTCAAGGGCAAGCCGAAGGGTATGACCGTAACCCGGCTCGAGACCCTGGACATGACCAGGCGCTGGCACGAGGTCCGGTTCGACGGAGTCGAACTCGATGCGGATGCCTTGATGGGGGCACCGGACCGGGCCTGGCCGTCTTTGAAGCGCGCGCTGGAATGGGCGACCGCGGCGCTGTGCGCGGAGATGGTGGGCGGCACGCAGAAAGTTCTGGAAATGTCGACCGAGTACGCCAGGACGCGACACCAGTTCGGCAAACCGATTGGCATCTACCAGGCGGTCTCGCACCGGCTCGCCGACATGCTGGTGCTGTCGGAGAGTGGACGGTCCGCGACCTACTACGCCGCCTGGACGGTGGACGCGGACGCGCCCGACCGCTCGTTGGCGTCCTCAATGGCGAAGGCGTACGTCTCCGACGCCTACCGCAAGGTGGCGGGCGACGGGATCCAGGTGCACGGCGGCATCGGCTTCACGTGGGAGCACGACCTGCACCTGTACTTCAAGCGGGCCAAGGCGTCGGAGGTCACGCTCGGCGACGCCACCTACCACCGCGAGCTGGTCGCCCAGGCGCTCGACCTCTAG
- the tmk gene encoding dTMP kinase: protein MGSGLFITFEGTEGSGKTTQVEMLGEWLASREPVVVREPGGTELGERIREVVLFAGLDIDGEAEMYLFMAARRQLIGEVIQPALASGRVVIADRYHDSTLAYQGGGRGVPAAWPPTFPRPDVTFLLHGPVEDGLERHVLAGKSADRMEGESIEFHRRVAAEYERLAAAEPARIVRLDASGSREQIHLAVRDRLTSLLEAAD, encoded by the coding sequence ATGGGGAGCGGCCTGTTCATCACGTTCGAGGGCACGGAGGGCTCGGGCAAGACCACTCAGGTCGAGATGCTCGGGGAGTGGCTTGCGTCCCGTGAGCCGGTGGTGGTCCGCGAACCCGGCGGCACCGAGCTTGGCGAGCGGATCCGCGAGGTCGTGCTGTTCGCCGGGCTCGACATCGACGGCGAGGCCGAGATGTATCTCTTCATGGCCGCACGCCGCCAGCTCATCGGCGAGGTGATCCAGCCGGCGCTCGCGAGCGGGCGCGTCGTGATTGCCGACCGTTACCACGATTCCACCCTCGCCTACCAGGGTGGCGGTCGCGGCGTGCCTGCCGCCTGGCCGCCGACCTTTCCCCGCCCCGACGTGACCTTCCTGCTCCATGGGCCGGTCGAGGATGGGCTCGAACGCCACGTGCTGGCGGGCAAGAGCGCCGATCGGATGGAGGGCGAATCGATCGAGTTCCACCGCCGCGTCGCCGCCGAGTACGAGCGGCTGGCCGCCGCCGAGCCGGCCCGCATCGTGCGCCTGGATGCAAGCGGGTCGCGCGAGCAGATCCACCTTGCGGTCCGGGACCGGTTGACGTCCCTGCTCGAGGCGGCGGATTGA
- a CDS encoding AAA family ATPase: MELLARALPTDLARALHERTDPSELLEIVLDLGREPEARVPGREVLLADHPVSAPDLEHVANNVGQFGDDNRAGIERTLHRVSAIRNRSGRITGLTMRVGRAVTGTGEIIRDIVVSGQSILLLGRPGIGKTTMLRECARLLADELRKRVVIVDTSNEIGGDGDIPHPGIGRARRMQVSTPLLQHAVMIEAVENHMPEVIVIDEIGTELEAAAARTIAERGVQLIATAHGQTLENLLVNPTLNDLLGGIQSVTLSDEEARRRGTQKSVLERKAPPTFDVLVEIQDRDRVAIHMPLADVVDTALRGPLLTPKIRMRTRDGRVISNVDAPVVQTSEPPPASAATSKPLGIFPYGVSRHHVEQSIRELELPVRVLGNLDGAGAVLTLKNHYRRRPDSLRQAESRGLPIHILKSNSVTQVRDALSRIYGVDRHDEATTRALAEAAAAIKTVKTTLRAVEISPQNAYLRRLQHQLVAENELSARSTGKEPQRRLRITPSPEEPA, translated from the coding sequence GGCGGACCATCCCGTGTCGGCCCCCGACCTCGAGCACGTCGCCAACAACGTCGGGCAGTTCGGTGACGACAACCGCGCCGGCATCGAGCGCACGCTGCACCGCGTCTCCGCCATCCGCAACCGGTCGGGTCGAATCACAGGACTGACGATGCGTGTGGGACGCGCCGTCACCGGGACGGGCGAGATCATCCGCGACATCGTCGTCAGCGGGCAGAGCATCCTGCTGCTCGGCCGCCCGGGCATCGGCAAGACGACGATGCTGCGCGAGTGCGCCCGGCTGCTCGCCGACGAGCTGCGCAAGCGGGTCGTGATCGTCGACACGTCCAACGAGATCGGCGGCGATGGCGACATCCCGCACCCGGGCATCGGCCGCGCGAGGCGCATGCAGGTGAGCACGCCGCTGCTCCAGCACGCGGTGATGATCGAGGCGGTGGAAAACCACATGCCCGAGGTGATCGTCATCGACGAGATCGGCACCGAGCTCGAAGCGGCGGCCGCGCGCACGATCGCCGAACGGGGAGTGCAGCTCATCGCGACCGCGCACGGTCAGACGCTGGAGAACCTGCTGGTCAACCCGACGCTCAACGACCTGCTCGGCGGCATCCAGAGCGTCACGCTCTCCGATGAGGAGGCGCGCCGCCGAGGCACGCAGAAGTCGGTTCTGGAGCGCAAGGCGCCGCCAACCTTCGACGTGCTCGTGGAGATCCAGGATCGCGACCGGGTCGCGATTCACATGCCGCTTGCGGATGTCGTCGACACCGCTCTTCGCGGCCCGCTGCTCACGCCCAAGATCCGGATGCGTACACGCGACGGCAGGGTCATCTCCAACGTCGACGCGCCGGTCGTCCAGACTTCCGAGCCGCCACCGGCGTCCGCGGCCACGAGCAAGCCGCTGGGCATCTTTCCGTACGGCGTGAGCCGGCACCACGTCGAGCAGTCCATTCGCGAGCTTGAGCTGCCGGTGCGGGTGCTGGGCAACCTGGACGGGGCGGGCGCCGTCCTGACGCTGAAGAACCATTACCGGCGCCGTCCTGACAGTCTCCGCCAGGCGGAGAGCCGCGGCCTCCCCATCCACATCCTCAAGAGCAACTCGGTGACCCAGGTTCGTGATGCGCTCTCTCGCATCTACGGCGTCGACCGGCACGACGAGGCGACGACCAGGGCGCTGGCCGAGGCGGCGGCCGCCATCAAGACGGTGAAGACCACTCTGCGAGCGGTCGAGATCTCGCCCCAGAACGCCTACCTGCGAAGGCTGCAGCACCAGCTGGTCGCCGAGAACGAGCTGTCGGCCCGCAGCACGGGCAAGGAACCTCAGCGCCGGCTTCGCATCACCCCGTCGCCCGAAGAACCCGCATAG